From Halorubrum salinarum, the proteins below share one genomic window:
- the alaS gene encoding alanine--tRNA ligase, which produces MSDLEAEYRLDYFEEEGFERKECTSCGAHFWTRDAERELCGEPPCEDYSFIDDPGFPEARSLSEMREAFLSFFEEHGHERIDPYPVAANRWRDDVLLTQASIYDFQPLVTSGQTPPPANPLTISQPCIRMQDIDNVGKTGRHTMAFEMMAHHAFNTREEVEEDEYAYHGEVYWKDETVRYCDELFESLGANLEEITYIEDPWVGGGNAGPAIEVIYKGAELATLVFMCMEQDPEGDYEMKDGNSYSFMDTYIVDTGYGLERWTWMSQGTATVYEAVYPDAIEFLKDNAGIEHTEAEREIVHRAAKLSGRLDIDDVDDVEAARGEIADRLDVDVDRLRELVEPLESIYAIADHSRTLAYMFGDEIVPSNVGTGYLARMVLRRMKRLVDEVGVDAPLDELVDMQADRLGYENRDTIREIVRSEERKYERTLERGARKVEQLADEYAGTGEPIPTEELLELYDSHGIQPDMVADIADERGATVDVPDDFYALVADRHEEGDAAAAADERDERLADLPETEKLFYDDQGRTEFEAVVLDVLDAEEGYDVVLDQTMFYPEGGGQPADRGHLTVGETTVDVDDVQEVDGVVLHRTDADPGKGEFVTGQVDGDRRERLRAHHTATHLIGHAARQVLGDHVRQAGAQKGTDSARLDVRHFERITREDVKAIERVANELIRDDVPVRQEWPDRNEAEAEHGFDLYQGGVPPGTNVRLIHVGDADVQACAGTHVDRTGEIGAVKVLKTEPVQDGVERIAFAAGAAAVEATQRTEDALYDAAEVLDVDPLDVPDTAERFFEEWKARGKEIESLKEELATARASGGADAEEVEVAGTTAVIQRLDGDADELRATANAHVDDGKVAVIGSGADGSASFVVGVPDGVDVNAGQVVSELAGRVGGGGGGPPDFAQGGGPDADALDDALDAAPDVLRNLQEA; this is translated from the coding sequence ATGAGCGATCTCGAAGCGGAGTACCGTCTCGATTACTTCGAGGAGGAGGGGTTCGAGCGCAAGGAGTGTACCTCCTGTGGCGCGCACTTCTGGACCCGCGACGCGGAGCGAGAACTCTGCGGCGAGCCGCCCTGTGAGGACTACAGCTTCATCGACGACCCCGGCTTCCCGGAGGCCCGGTCGCTGTCGGAGATGCGCGAGGCGTTCCTCTCCTTTTTCGAGGAGCACGGCCACGAGCGGATCGACCCGTACCCCGTCGCCGCCAACCGCTGGCGCGACGACGTCCTCCTGACGCAGGCGTCCATCTACGACTTCCAGCCGCTCGTCACCTCCGGGCAGACGCCGCCGCCGGCGAACCCGCTGACGATCTCGCAGCCGTGTATCCGGATGCAGGACATCGACAACGTCGGCAAGACGGGCCGTCACACGATGGCGTTCGAGATGATGGCCCACCACGCGTTCAACACGCGCGAGGAGGTCGAGGAGGACGAGTACGCCTACCACGGCGAGGTGTACTGGAAAGACGAGACGGTCCGGTACTGCGACGAGCTGTTCGAGAGCCTCGGGGCGAACCTCGAGGAGATCACCTACATCGAGGACCCGTGGGTCGGCGGCGGCAACGCCGGCCCCGCCATCGAGGTCATCTATAAGGGCGCCGAGCTGGCGACGCTCGTCTTCATGTGTATGGAACAGGACCCCGAGGGCGACTACGAGATGAAAGACGGGAACTCGTACTCGTTCATGGACACGTACATCGTCGACACCGGGTACGGGTTAGAGCGGTGGACCTGGATGAGTCAGGGGACCGCGACGGTGTACGAGGCCGTCTACCCCGACGCCATCGAATTCCTGAAGGACAACGCCGGGATCGAACACACCGAGGCGGAACGCGAGATCGTCCACCGCGCCGCGAAGCTCTCCGGCCGCCTCGACATCGACGACGTCGACGACGTGGAGGCGGCCCGCGGCGAGATCGCCGACCGGCTCGACGTCGACGTCGACCGGCTGCGCGAGCTGGTGGAGCCGCTCGAATCGATCTACGCCATCGCCGACCACTCGCGGACGCTCGCGTACATGTTCGGCGACGAGATCGTCCCCTCGAACGTCGGCACGGGCTACCTCGCCCGCATGGTGTTGCGCCGGATGAAGCGGCTCGTCGACGAGGTGGGCGTCGACGCGCCCCTCGACGAGTTGGTCGACATGCAGGCCGACCGGCTCGGCTACGAGAACCGCGACACGATCCGCGAGATCGTCCGCAGCGAGGAGCGCAAGTACGAACGGACCCTGGAGCGCGGCGCCCGGAAGGTCGAGCAGCTCGCCGACGAGTACGCCGGCACCGGCGAGCCGATCCCGACCGAGGAGCTGCTGGAGCTGTACGACTCCCACGGGATCCAGCCCGACATGGTCGCCGACATCGCCGACGAGCGCGGCGCGACCGTCGACGTGCCGGACGACTTCTACGCGCTCGTCGCCGACCGCCACGAGGAGGGCGACGCCGCGGCGGCGGCCGACGAGCGCGACGAGCGGCTCGCCGACCTCCCCGAGACGGAGAAGCTGTTCTACGACGACCAGGGCCGCACCGAGTTCGAGGCGGTCGTCCTCGACGTGCTCGACGCCGAGGAGGGGTACGACGTGGTCCTGGACCAGACGATGTTCTACCCCGAGGGCGGCGGCCAGCCGGCCGACAGGGGGCACCTCACGGTCGGCGAGACGACGGTCGACGTCGACGACGTCCAGGAGGTCGACGGCGTCGTCCTCCACCGCACGGACGCGGACCCCGGGAAAGGCGAGTTCGTCACGGGACAGGTCGACGGCGACCGCCGCGAGCGGCTCCGCGCGCACCACACCGCGACCCACCTCATCGGCCACGCCGCCCGGCAGGTGCTCGGTGACCACGTCCGACAGGCGGGCGCCCAGAAGGGCACGGACTCGGCGCGGCTCGACGTGCGCCACTTCGAGCGCATCACCCGCGAGGACGTGAAGGCGATCGAGCGCGTCGCGAACGAGCTGATCCGGGACGACGTGCCCGTCCGGCAGGAGTGGCCCGACCGTAACGAGGCCGAGGCCGAACACGGCTTCGACCTGTACCAGGGCGGCGTCCCGCCGGGAACGAACGTCCGCCTGATCCACGTCGGCGACGCGGACGTCCAGGCCTGCGCCGGCACCCACGTCGACCGGACCGGCGAGATCGGCGCCGTAAAGGTGCTGAAGACGGAGCCCGTCCAGGACGGCGTCGAGCGGATCGCCTTCGCGGCCGGCGCCGCGGCGGTCGAGGCGACCCAGCGCACCGAGGACGCGCTGTACGACGCGGCAGAGGTGTTAGACGTCGACCCCCTCGACGTGCCCGACACCGCCGAGCGCTTCTTCGAGGAGTGGAAGGCGCGGGGGAAGGAGATCGAGTCGCTCAAAGAGGAGCTGGCGACCGCGCGCGCGTCGGGCGGCGCCGACGCCGAGGAGGTCGAGGTCGCCGGGACGACGGCGGTGATCCAGCGGCTCGACGGCGACGCCGACGAGCTGCGCGCGACCGCGAACGCCCACGTCGACGACGGGAAGGTCGCGGTGATCGGCAGCGGCGCCGACGGCTCCGCGAGCTTCGTCGTCGGCGTCCCGGACGGCGTCGACGTGAACGCCGGACAGGTCGTCTCGGAGCTCGCCGGCCGCGTGGGCGGCGGGGGCGGCGGCCCGCCGGACTTCGCGCAGGGCGGCGGTCCGGACGCGGACGCGCTGGACGACGCGCTCGACGCGGCGCCGGACGTCCTCCGCAACCTCCAGGAGGCCTGA
- a CDS encoding PAS domain-containing sensor histidine kinase, producing the protein MTSALGERASVLVLGGASGLADDLEARLGADAPGGEDDEAVEAYTADAATVDGSRIAGADVTVVADEAGLERVRSADRVGSVVAFVDDPAGRVATDPLVDAVARTPASLSETVSWLLARERRSIVRTEPTRTPSRIEQLNAGMTELAAVRSVDKAYRAAIAVAELVFPEYQSVVAVRDGEWVEPVVTSSGTPVEDCNRVRVGTGVAGQAVQTGDVSIAPNPNPESQFDTLLTVPVGEDVVFQLATDASDGADEFDDADRRLAELLGSHLEETLDRIDVTETLRAERDRLLALFTNVPDPAIAYDYTDGDPVVRQVNEAFEATFGYDPDTVIGESIDDYIVPPEADAEAEELNEQLQRGENVRREVTRVTADGPRHFILHVIPIHLDAANAAGYAIYTDVTDRREREETLRRQNERLDEFASIVSHDLRNPLSVADGYVDLARETGDVDHLDRVADAIARMDELVEDLLSLAREGRSVGETEPVSLAAVAREAWEGVDTDVATLTVESDATLEANRTRLRELFENVFRNSVEHGRDAPDEPLSVRVGAGTFEGDDGSPASGFYVEDDGAGLPEADRDRVFESGFTTDESGTGLGLAISERIAEAHGWTVEATTGADGGARFEFRTD; encoded by the coding sequence GTGACTTCTGCGCTGGGCGAGCGCGCATCGGTTCTCGTCCTCGGCGGCGCCTCGGGACTCGCCGACGACCTCGAGGCACGCCTCGGCGCCGACGCCCCCGGCGGCGAGGACGACGAGGCGGTCGAAGCCTACACTGCCGATGCGGCCACCGTCGACGGCTCGCGCATCGCCGGGGCCGACGTGACGGTCGTCGCCGACGAGGCGGGGCTCGAACGGGTCCGGTCCGCCGACCGCGTCGGCTCCGTCGTCGCCTTCGTCGACGATCCGGCCGGCCGGGTCGCGACCGACCCGCTCGTGGACGCGGTCGCGCGGACGCCGGCGTCGCTCTCGGAGACGGTGTCGTGGCTGCTCGCCCGGGAGCGGCGGTCCATCGTCCGGACGGAGCCGACGCGGACCCCGTCGCGGATCGAACAGCTCAACGCCGGGATGACGGAGCTCGCGGCCGTTAGGTCGGTCGACAAGGCGTACCGGGCCGCGATCGCCGTCGCCGAGCTGGTGTTCCCGGAGTACCAGAGCGTGGTCGCGGTCCGCGACGGCGAGTGGGTCGAGCCCGTGGTCACCTCCAGCGGGACGCCCGTCGAGGACTGTAACCGCGTCCGCGTCGGGACCGGCGTGGCGGGGCAGGCGGTCCAGACCGGCGACGTCTCCATCGCGCCGAACCCGAACCCCGAGAGCCAGTTCGACACGCTGCTCACCGTCCCCGTGGGCGAGGACGTGGTCTTCCAGCTCGCGACCGACGCGAGCGACGGCGCCGACGAGTTCGACGACGCCGACCGCCGGCTGGCGGAACTGCTCGGCTCCCACCTCGAAGAGACCCTCGACCGGATCGACGTCACCGAGACGCTCAGGGCCGAGCGTGACCGCCTGCTCGCGCTGTTCACGAACGTGCCGGACCCCGCCATCGCCTACGACTACACCGACGGCGACCCGGTCGTCCGACAGGTGAACGAGGCGTTCGAGGCGACGTTCGGATACGACCCGGACACGGTGATCGGCGAGTCCATCGACGACTACATCGTCCCCCCGGAGGCCGACGCGGAGGCGGAGGAGCTCAACGAACAACTCCAGCGCGGCGAGAACGTTCGGCGGGAGGTCACGCGGGTCACCGCCGACGGGCCGCGACACTTCATCCTCCACGTCATCCCGATCCACCTCGACGCCGCCAACGCGGCCGGGTACGCCATCTACACCGACGTCACCGACCGGCGCGAGCGCGAGGAGACGCTGCGGCGACAGAACGAGCGGCTCGACGAGTTCGCCTCCATCGTCTCCCACGACCTCCGGAACCCGCTGTCGGTCGCGGACGGGTACGTCGACCTCGCCCGTGAGACGGGCGACGTGGACCACCTCGACAGGGTCGCGGACGCCATCGCGCGCATGGACGAGCTCGTCGAGGACCTCCTCTCGCTGGCCAGGGAGGGGCGGTCGGTGGGCGAGACGGAGCCGGTCTCGCTGGCCGCGGTCGCGCGCGAGGCCTGGGAGGGCGTCGACACGGACGTCGCGACGCTGACGGTCGAGTCCGACGCGACCCTGGAGGCGAACCGCACGCGGCTGCGCGAACTGTTCGAGAACGTCTTCCGGAACAGCGTGGAACACGGCCGCGACGCCCCCGACGAGCCGCTCTCGGTCCGGGTCGGGGCGGGTACCTTCGAGGGGGACGACGGGAGCCCCGCGAGCGGCTTCTACGTCGAGGACGACGGCGCCGGGCTCCCGGAGGCGGACCGCGACCGGGTGTTCGAGAGCGGGTTCACGACCGACGAGTCGGGCACGGGGCTCGGGCTCGCGATCAGCGAACGCATCGCCGAGGCGCACGGCTGGACCGTCGAGGCGACGACCGGCGCGGACGGCGGCGCGCGGTTCGAGTTCCGCACCGACTGA
- the srp19 gene encoding signal recognition particle subunit SRP19, whose translation MVENVVYPAYFDAELSRSEGRRVPTDLAVEAPTVDEIAKAVQQVGYDAVVERDATYSREFEARGYVAVQGTEDTAKNDLVQAIAAYLGVLRE comes from the coding sequence ATGGTCGAGAACGTCGTCTACCCCGCCTACTTCGACGCCGAGCTGTCCCGCTCGGAGGGGCGCCGCGTCCCGACGGATCTGGCGGTCGAAGCGCCGACCGTCGACGAGATAGCGAAGGCCGTCCAGCAGGTCGGCTACGACGCGGTCGTCGAGCGCGACGCGACGTACTCCCGGGAGTTCGAGGCCCGCGGGTACGTGGCGGTCCAGGGCACCGAGGACACCGCGAAGAACGACCTCGTCCAGGCGATCGCCGCGTACCTCGGCGTGCTCCGGGAGTAA
- a CDS encoding H/ACA ribonucleoprotein complex subunit GAR1, with translation MRRVGTVVRTAGGLAIARGDAGAEPPRIGASVVDESLSTVGRVVDVFGPVDRPYVAVTPGDGVGLPDLVGGKLYAR, from the coding sequence GTGCGGCGCGTCGGTACCGTCGTCCGCACCGCCGGCGGGCTCGCGATCGCCCGCGGCGACGCCGGCGCCGAGCCCCCGCGGATCGGCGCGAGCGTCGTCGACGAGTCCCTCTCGACGGTCGGCCGGGTCGTCGACGTGTTCGGGCCGGTCGATCGCCCCTACGTGGCCGTCACGCCCGGCGACGGCGTCGGGCTCCCCGACCTCGTCGGCGGCAAGCTGTACGCGCGGTAG
- a CDS encoding NADH-quinone oxidoreductase subunit N, protein MVNGLPAVTALLPALLLAVTGLALLLVDTIRPDARSNTSMAVVGAVGSLAALAATVWLTASGGVSPDGGAVLLFADTVKVDTLALFFTAIFASVTALVLVAAHDYFHDHANPAAFYSLVTFAATGMALLAVANSLAVVFVALEMVSLPSYVLVAYLKQDRGSVEAGMKYFLVGALSSAVFLFGISLVYAATGSLILADIASASIDGLAGVLGVGVVMMIGGVAFKTASVPFHFWAPEAYEGAPAPVSAFLSSASKAAGFVVAFRVFTEAFPLEMAVSANVDWMLSFAVLAAVTMTLGNFAAAVQEEVKRMLAYSSIGHAGYALIGVAALTVDGPANGTVMGAAMAHLLVYGFMNTGAFLFVAMAERWGVGRTFADYAGLWRRAPVASVAMAVFMFSLAGLPPFAGFFSKYFLFQAAIDNGFLWLAGLGAINSVVSLYYYSRVVKALFLDDPESPSALDAIDVRPTALYAAVVFAAVATVLLLPGFGPVIETAEAAASALF, encoded by the coding sequence ATGGTTAACGGACTGCCCGCCGTGACGGCGCTGCTGCCGGCGCTGCTGTTGGCCGTTACCGGACTCGCGCTGCTGCTGGTCGACACGATTCGGCCGGACGCGCGCTCGAACACGTCGATGGCGGTCGTCGGCGCGGTCGGATCGCTCGCCGCGCTGGCGGCGACCGTCTGGCTCACCGCCAGCGGCGGCGTGAGCCCCGACGGCGGCGCGGTGCTGCTGTTCGCCGACACGGTGAAGGTGGACACGCTGGCGCTGTTCTTCACCGCCATCTTCGCGTCGGTGACCGCGCTGGTGTTAGTCGCCGCGCACGACTACTTCCACGACCACGCCAACCCGGCGGCGTTCTACTCGCTCGTGACGTTCGCGGCGACCGGGATGGCGCTGCTCGCGGTCGCGAACTCGCTCGCGGTCGTGTTCGTCGCATTAGAGATGGTGTCGCTGCCGTCGTACGTGCTCGTCGCGTACCTCAAGCAGGACCGCGGCAGCGTCGAGGCGGGGATGAAGTACTTCCTCGTCGGGGCGCTCTCGTCGGCGGTCTTCCTGTTCGGCATCTCGCTCGTGTACGCCGCGACCGGGTCGCTCATCCTCGCCGACATCGCGTCGGCGTCGATCGACGGCCTGGCCGGCGTCCTCGGCGTCGGCGTCGTGATGATGATCGGCGGCGTCGCGTTCAAGACCGCGTCCGTCCCGTTCCACTTCTGGGCGCCGGAGGCGTACGAGGGCGCGCCCGCGCCGGTGAGCGCCTTCCTCTCGTCGGCCTCGAAGGCCGCCGGGTTCGTCGTCGCGTTCCGCGTGTTCACCGAGGCGTTCCCGCTGGAGATGGCGGTGTCCGCGAACGTCGACTGGATGCTCTCCTTCGCGGTCCTCGCGGCCGTCACGATGACGCTCGGTAACTTCGCGGCCGCGGTCCAGGAGGAGGTCAAGCGGATGCTCGCGTACTCCTCTATCGGGCACGCCGGGTACGCGCTCATCGGCGTCGCCGCGCTCACGGTCGACGGGCCCGCCAACGGCACGGTCATGGGCGCCGCGATGGCGCACCTGCTCGTCTACGGGTTCATGAACACCGGCGCGTTCCTCTTCGTCGCGATGGCGGAGCGGTGGGGCGTCGGTCGGACCTTCGCGGACTACGCGGGGCTCTGGCGGCGCGCGCCGGTCGCCTCCGTCGCGATGGCCGTGTTCATGTTCTCGCTCGCGGGGCTCCCGCCGTTCGCCGGGTTCTTCTCGAAGTACTTCCTGTTCCAGGCGGCCATCGACAACGGCTTCCTGTGGCTGGCCGGTCTTGGCGCGATCAACAGCGTCGTGTCGCTGTACTACTACAGCCGGGTCGTGAAGGCGCTGTTCCTCGACGACCCCGAGTCGCCGAGCGCGCTCGACGCGATCGACGTGCGGCCGACGGCGCTGTACGCCGCGGTCGTCTTCGCGGCGGTCGCGACGGTGCTGCTCCTACCCGGATTCGGCCCCGTCATCGAGACGGCCGAGGCGGCGGCGTCGGCGCTGTTCTGA
- a CDS encoding complex I subunit 4 family protein encodes MAAAFVGALTVFLAPDEWAGRLAFAISLIPFVGSLYLWSGFEAGGNALLGGEIAYATQIEWLEVGGRTVSWFVGLDGISLPLFVLTTFLVPLAILSAWTPVDTRQSQFYGLMLFMEANLLGVFAALDFFLWFVFWEAVLVPMYFLIGIWGGPRRKYAAIKFFVYTNAASLLMFIGFMSLVFALGDSVSSFALPEIAQAIAAGDLSAWFGIPADRIAMVAFLAMFLGFAVKVPIVPFHTWLPDAHVQAPTPASVLLAGVLLKMGTYALLRFNFTMLPEQASMLAVPIAAIAVISVIYGAMLALAQKDLKRIVAYSSVSSMGYVILGLIVFTEYGIGGATFQMVAHGLISGLMFMAVGVIYNATHTRMVGDMAGMADRMPVTVGILVAGAFGYMGLPLMAGFAGEFFIFVGSLSAPALPYAPVFTALAMFGIVIVAGYLLSAMQSTLFGPFELETDYDVGPAAFHDVAPLAVLLVAIIVLGVAPDIFFEMIRDAALPVVEGVTIDG; translated from the coding sequence ATGGCGGCCGCGTTCGTCGGCGCGCTGACGGTGTTCCTCGCGCCCGACGAGTGGGCCGGCAGGCTGGCGTTCGCGATCAGCCTCATCCCGTTCGTCGGCAGCCTCTACCTCTGGTCCGGCTTCGAGGCCGGCGGCAACGCGCTGCTCGGCGGCGAGATCGCGTACGCGACCCAGATAGAGTGGCTCGAAGTCGGCGGCCGCACCGTCTCGTGGTTCGTCGGGCTCGACGGGATCAGCCTCCCGCTGTTCGTGCTCACGACGTTCCTGGTGCCGCTGGCGATCCTCAGCGCGTGGACGCCCGTCGACACGCGACAGAGCCAGTTCTACGGGCTCATGCTGTTCATGGAGGCGAACCTGCTCGGCGTCTTCGCCGCGCTCGACTTCTTCCTGTGGTTCGTCTTCTGGGAGGCCGTGCTGGTCCCGATGTACTTCCTCATCGGTATCTGGGGCGGTCCGCGCCGCAAGTACGCCGCGATCAAGTTCTTCGTCTACACAAACGCGGCGTCGCTGCTGATGTTCATCGGCTTCATGAGCCTCGTGTTCGCGCTCGGCGACTCGGTGTCGTCGTTCGCCCTGCCGGAGATCGCCCAGGCGATCGCCGCGGGCGACCTGAGCGCCTGGTTCGGCATCCCGGCCGACCGCATCGCGATGGTTGCGTTCCTCGCGATGTTCCTCGGGTTCGCCGTGAAGGTCCCGATCGTGCCGTTCCACACGTGGCTGCCGGACGCCCACGTTCAGGCGCCGACCCCCGCGTCGGTGCTGTTAGCGGGCGTCCTCCTGAAGATGGGGACGTACGCGCTGCTCCGGTTCAACTTCACGATGCTCCCCGAGCAGGCGTCGATGCTCGCGGTCCCGATCGCGGCGATAGCCGTCATCAGCGTCATCTACGGCGCGATGCTGGCGCTGGCGCAGAAGGACCTCAAGCGGATCGTCGCCTACTCGTCCGTCTCGTCGATGGGCTATGTCATCCTCGGACTCATCGTCTTCACCGAGTACGGGATCGGCGGGGCGACGTTCCAGATGGTCGCGCACGGCCTCATCTCGGGGCTGATGTTCATGGCGGTCGGCGTCATCTACAACGCGACCCACACCCGGATGGTCGGCGACATGGCCGGCATGGCCGACCGGATGCCGGTCACCGTCGGCATCCTCGTCGCCGGCGCCTTCGGCTACATGGGGCTCCCGCTGATGGCCGGCTTCGCCGGCGAGTTCTTCATCTTCGTCGGCTCGCTGTCCGCGCCGGCGCTCCCGTACGCTCCGGTGTTCACGGCGCTCGCGATGTTCGGTATCGTCATCGTCGCCGGCTACCTGCTGTCGGCGATGCAGAGCACGCTGTTCGGTCCCTTCGAACTGGAGACCGACTACGACGTCGGGCCCGCGGCGTTCCACGACGTCGCCCCGCTCGCGGTGCTCCTGGTGGCGATCATCGTGCTGGGCGTCGCGCCCGACATCTTCTTCGAGATGATCCGTGACGCTGCCCTGCCGGTCGTCGAGGGGGTGACCATCGATGGTTAA
- the nuoL gene encoding NADH-quinone oxidoreductase subunit L, protein MVNAFAYVPAIVLLPFFSFLVALGAGRYLPKGGAFGGIAATAGSFLLSIWVAATVAGGRAYNETLYHWASEGGAGIGPTDIELTFGVLIDPLSALMLVIVTLVALLVHVFSLGYMNDEGETGLPRYYAGLGLFTASMLGFVVADNLLMAFMFFELVGLCSYLLIGFHFREPGPPSAAKKAFLVTRFGDYFFLVGVVAVFATFGTAQFAGPESFPALAEAGEVVWTPGGVGVQTWFTVVGLLVLGGVVGKSAQFPLHTWLPDAMEGPTPVSALIHAATMVAAGVYLVARMYGFYVLTPTTMAVIAFVGGFTALFAATMGLVKDELKQVLAYSTISQYGYMMLALGAGGYVAAVFHLTTHAFFKALLFLGAGSVIIAMHHNEDMWDMGGLKSKLPVTYYTFLAGSLALAGIFPFAGFWSKDEILYEALVHGLNDPLLLGGYLMGLLAVPVTAFYTFRMVFLTFHGEPRSDTARDPESVRWNVKGPLTVLGSLAVVTGFINMVPVKKVLGIKGIDVLHRWLDNEWGGIEGLSSHHYADIGPYSSAYLVGGEAGTVLVGAAVSLGLALLGLGLAWRLYNVPSPTEHTAKLGGIKDVLYNNYYLDELQVWLAYRTEDVAGGANTFDQGIIDGVVNGVSSVSLTGGGRIRKLQSGVVSQYAALLTFGLVALLLVLGATGGWFL, encoded by the coding sequence ATGGTGAACGCATTCGCATACGTTCCGGCGATCGTACTCCTCCCGTTCTTCTCGTTCCTGGTCGCGCTCGGCGCGGGCAGGTACCTCCCGAAGGGCGGCGCCTTCGGCGGCATCGCGGCGACGGCCGGCTCGTTCCTGCTGTCGATCTGGGTCGCCGCGACCGTCGCGGGCGGACGGGCATACAACGAGACGCTGTACCACTGGGCGAGCGAGGGCGGCGCGGGCATCGGCCCGACGGACATCGAACTCACGTTCGGCGTCCTGATCGACCCGCTGTCGGCGCTCATGCTGGTCATCGTGACCCTCGTGGCGCTGCTCGTCCACGTGTTCTCGCTCGGTTACATGAACGACGAGGGCGAGACCGGGCTGCCGCGCTACTACGCCGGGCTCGGCCTCTTCACGGCGTCGATGCTCGGCTTCGTCGTCGCCGACAACCTGCTGATGGCGTTCATGTTCTTCGAGCTGGTCGGGCTCTGCTCGTACCTGCTCATCGGCTTCCACTTCCGGGAGCCCGGCCCGCCGTCGGCCGCGAAGAAGGCGTTCCTCGTCACCCGCTTCGGTGACTACTTCTTCCTCGTCGGCGTCGTCGCGGTGTTCGCCACCTTCGGCACGGCGCAGTTCGCCGGTCCCGAGTCGTTCCCGGCGCTGGCCGAGGCCGGTGAGGTCGTGTGGACCCCCGGCGGAGTCGGGGTCCAGACGTGGTTCACGGTCGTCGGCCTGCTCGTGCTCGGCGGCGTCGTCGGGAAGTCGGCGCAGTTCCCGCTCCACACGTGGCTCCCCGACGCGATGGAGGGCCCGACGCCCGTCTCCGCGCTCATCCACGCCGCGACGATGGTCGCGGCCGGCGTCTACCTCGTCGCGCGGATGTACGGGTTCTACGTGCTGACGCCGACGACGATGGCGGTCATCGCCTTCGTCGGCGGCTTCACGGCCCTGTTCGCGGCGACGATGGGGCTCGTGAAAGACGAGCTGAAGCAGGTGCTCGCGTACTCGACCATCTCGCAGTACGGCTACATGATGCTCGCGCTCGGCGCGGGCGGGTACGTGGCCGCCGTCTTCCACCTGACCACCCACGCCTTCTTCAAGGCGCTGCTGTTCCTCGGCGCCGGGTCGGTCATCATCGCGATGCACCACAACGAGGACATGTGGGACATGGGCGGGCTGAAGTCGAAGCTCCCCGTCACCTACTACACGTTCCTCGCCGGCTCGCTGGCGCTGGCGGGCATCTTCCCGTTCGCCGGCTTCTGGTCGAAAGACGAGATCCTCTACGAGGCGCTCGTCCACGGGCTCAACGACCCGCTGCTGCTCGGCGGCTACCTGATGGGACTGCTCGCGGTGCCGGTCACCGCGTTCTACACCTTCCGGATGGTGTTCCTGACGTTCCACGGCGAGCCCCGCAGCGACACCGCCCGCGACCCCGAGTCCGTCCGGTGGAACGTGAAGGGGCCGCTGACGGTCCTCGGCTCGCTCGCGGTCGTCACCGGCTTCATCAACATGGTCCCCGTGAAGAAGGTGCTCGGAATCAAGGGGATCGACGTGCTTCACCGCTGGCTCGACAACGAGTGGGGCGGCATCGAGGGGCTCTCCTCGCACCACTACGCCGACATCGGTCCGTACAGCAGCGCGTACCTCGTCGGCGGTGAGGCCGGAACCGTTCTCGTCGGCGCGGCCGTCTCGCTCGGCCTCGCGCTGCTCGGACTCGGACTCGCCTGGCGGCTGTACAACGTGCCGTCGCCGACGGAACACACCGCCAAGCTCGGCGGGATCAAAGACGTGCTGTACAACAACTACTACCTCGACGAACTGCAGGTCTGGCTCGCGTATCGGACGGAAGACGTCGCGGGCGGCGCGAACACCTTCGACCAGGGGATCATCGACGGCGTCGTGAACGGCGTCTCCTCGGTGAGCCTGACCGGCGGCGGCCGGATCCGCAAGCTCCAGTCGGGGGTCGTCTCGCAGTACGCCGCGCTGCTCACCTTCGGACTCGTCGCGCTGTTGCTCGTGCTCGGCGCGACCGGGGGGTGGTTCCTGTGA
- the nuoK gene encoding NADH-quinone oxidoreductase subunit NuoK has product MTALASSIPPSWYLLLASAIFCIGLFGVLTRRSALYFLMSVELMMNAANINFVAFALYYGDLTGQVFALFVIALAAAEVAIGIGIILVLYRNFGTTDVTVPAEMRW; this is encoded by the coding sequence ATGACGGCGCTCGCGTCCTCGATCCCGCCGTCGTGGTACCTGCTGTTGGCGTCGGCCATCTTCTGTATCGGCCTGTTCGGCGTGTTGACGCGGCGGAGCGCCCTGTACTTCCTCATGAGCGTCGAGCTCATGATGAACGCGGCCAACATCAACTTCGTCGCGTTCGCGCTGTACTACGGCGACCTCACGGGGCAGGTGTTCGCGCTGTTCGTCATCGCGCTCGCCGCCGCCGAGGTCGCGATCGGTATCGGCATCATACTCGTGTTATACCGCAACTTCGGCACGACCGACGTGACTGTTCCCGCGGAGATGAGGTGGTAA